From a single Fibrobacter sp. UWH6 genomic region:
- a CDS encoding ribonuclease domain-containing protein has translation MKFALGHFVLLTIFVNAFFGCSTPTVSSSDDDEDYSSSEIRFSSSRAFSSSSEDVSSSAEAASSSSPTQSSSSQFSSGNSEKKLTIYEAVKESGVYTSRDSVGAYICKFDKLPKNYVCKNEGQKLYESSTGNTFSKWNFNPWKTLGVMIGGDSFGNKEKLLPDGTYREADVDYGNVQSRGTKRLVYQTGCIIYYTADHYESYKLLEFR, from the coding sequence ATGAAATTCGCCCTTGGACATTTCGTACTTTTAACCATTTTCGTCAACGCATTTTTCGGTTGCAGCACCCCTACCGTCAGCAGCTCCGACGACGATGAAGATTACAGTTCATCAGAAATCCGATTCAGTTCATCACGCGCCTTTTCCAGTTCTTCGGAAGACGTTTCAAGTTCCGCAGAGGCCGCGTCAAGTTCGTCACCGACTCAGTCAAGTTCGTCGCAGTTTTCATCAGGCAACTCAGAAAAAAAGCTCACCATTTACGAGGCCGTCAAGGAGTCCGGCGTTTACACCAGCAGGGATTCCGTGGGGGCCTACATCTGCAAGTTCGACAAGCTGCCTAAAAATTATGTGTGCAAGAACGAGGGGCAAAAACTTTACGAAAGTTCCACAGGAAACACTTTCAGCAAATGGAATTTCAACCCCTGGAAAACCCTGGGTGTCATGATCGGCGGCGACAGTTTCGGCAACAAGGAAAAATTGCTACCCGACGGAACCTACCGCGAAGCCGACGTGGATTACGGCAATGTCCAGAGCCGCGGCACAAAACGACTTGTCTATCAAACCGGTTGCATCATCTATTACACGGCCGACCACTACGAAAGTTACAAGCTCCTGGAATTCAGATAA